The Lycium ferocissimum isolate CSIRO_LF1 chromosome 1, AGI_CSIRO_Lferr_CH_V1, whole genome shotgun sequence genome includes a region encoding these proteins:
- the LOC132050562 gene encoding large ribosomal subunit protein eL14: protein MPFKRFVEIGRVALINYGKDYGKLVVIVDVIDQNRALVDAPDMVRSQMNFKRLSLTDIKIDIKRIPKKKTLVEAMEAADVKTKWENSSWGRKLIVQKRRASLNDFDRFKLMLAKIKRAGVVRQELAKLKKTAA, encoded by the exons ATG CCGTTCAAGAGGTTCGTGGAGATAGGAAGGGTAGCACTAATCAACTACGGAAAGGACTATGGAAAGCTCGTTGTTATCGTCGACGTCATCGACCAAAATAGG GCTCTTGTTGATGCTCCGGACATGGTGAGGAGCCAGATGAACTTCAAGAGGCTTTCACTTACAGATATCAAAATTGACATCAAAAGAATCCCAAAGAAGAAGACCCTTGTCGAGGCAATGGAAGCTGCTG ATGTGAAGACCAAGTGGGAGAACAGTTCATGGGGAAGGAAGTTGATAGTGCAGAAGAGGAGGGCTTCACTTAACGATTTTGATAGGTTCAAGCTCATGTTGGCGAAGATTAAG AGAGCCGGAGTTGTGAGACAGGAGCTTGCAAAGCTTAAGAAGACCGCTGCTTGA
- the LOC132050563 gene encoding casein kinase 1-like protein 10 isoform X1, translating into MDHVVGGKFKLGRKIGSGSFGELYLGVNIQNGEEVAIKLESVKTKHPQLHYESKIYMLLSGGTGIPNLKWFGVEGEYNVMVIDLLGPSLEDLFNYCNRKLSLKSVLMLADQLINRVEYMHSRGFLHRDIKPDNFLMGLGRKANQVYAIDFGLAKKYRDLQTHKHIPYRENKNLTGTARYASVNTHLGVEQSRRDDLESLGYVLMYFLRGSLPWQGLKAGTKKQKYDKISEKKMLTPIEVLCKSYPSEFISYFHYCRSLRFEDKPDYSYLKRLFRDLFIREGYQFDYVFDWTILKYPQIGASSRGRNISGSAPLNAAGPSAERPGRTSVGQDIRDRFSGAVGAFARRNTSASGRHGEHSRHKTSDDIPSSKDVQADSERGRTSRNCSSSRRAAISSSRPSSSGEPTDSRTSSRLMSSSGRLSATQRIHSGIEPKPSLFSRTSATKGSRDDPLRSFELLSIRK; encoded by the exons ATGGATCATGTTGTGGGTGGGAAGTTTAAACTGGGAAGGAAGATTGGAAGTGGGTCGTTTGGTGAGCTTTATTTAG GTGTGAATATACAGAATGGAGAAGAAGTTGCCATTAAGCTG GAATCTGTCAAGACAAAGCACCCTCAACTGCACTAtgaatcaaaaatatatatgctTCTCTCAGGTGGAA CTGGAATTCCCAACCTTAAATGGTTTGGAGTCGAAGGTGAGTACAATGTGATGGTCATAGACCTTCTTGGACCGAGCTTGGAAGACCTCTTCAACTATTGTAATAGGAAGCTTTCTTTGAAATCAGTGTTGATGCTTGCAGATCAGCTA ATCAATAGAGTTGAATACATGCACTCAAGAGGATTTCTTCACCGTGACATAAAGCCAGACAACTTTCTAATGGGCCTTGGTCGCAAAGCAAATCAG GTGTACGCCATTGACTTCGGGCTTGCCAAAAAGTATAGGGACCTCCAAACTCACAAGCATATACCATACAG GGAAAACAAGAATCTGACAGGCACAGCTCGCTATGCCAGTGTCAACACACACCTTGGAGTTG AGCAAAGCAGAAGAGATGATTTGGAATCTCTGGGCTATGTGCTTATGTATTTTCTTAGAGGAAG TCTTCCATGGCAGGGATTGAAAGCTGGCACTAAGAAGCAAAAGTATGATAAAATCAGTGAGAAAAAGATGTTGACACCAATAGAG GTGCTATGTAAATCATATCCGTCAGAGTTCATATCATACTTCCATTATTGTCGGTCATTACGGTTTGAAGATAAACCTGACTATTCATATTTGAAGAGACTTTTCAGGGACTTGTTTATTCGTGAAG GTTATCAGTTTGACTATGTGTTTGATTGGACCATCTTGAAGTATCCTCAGATTGGTGCCAGTTCTAGAGGACGT AATATTAGTGGAAGTGCGCCGCTAAATGCTGCTGGGCCATCTGCTGAAAGACCGGGAAGGACATCAG TGGGACAGGATATTCGAGACAGGTTTTCTGGTGCGGTTGGAGCGTTTGCCCGGAGGAATACTTCTGCTTCTGGTAGGCATGGGGAACACTCCAGACACAAGACTTCAGATGATATACCTTCATCTAAAGATGTG CAAGCTGATTCAGAAAGAGGCCGCACGTCAAGAAATTGTAGCTCGTCCAGAAGGGCTGCGATTTCAAGTAGCAGACCGAGCTCTTCTGGTGAGCCTACTGACAGTCGCACAAGCAGCAGATTAATGTCGAGCAGTGGCCGCTTATCCGCCACACAAAGGATTCATTCTGGAATTGAACCGAAACCATCTTTGTTCTCCCGAACCTCAGCTACAAAGGGCAGCCGCGATGACCCTCTTCGGAGCTTTGAGCTTCTTTCAATCAGGAAGTAA
- the LOC132050563 gene encoding casein kinase 1-like protein 6 isoform X2 encodes MLLSGGTGIPNLKWFGVEGEYNVMVIDLLGPSLEDLFNYCNRKLSLKSVLMLADQLINRVEYMHSRGFLHRDIKPDNFLMGLGRKANQVYAIDFGLAKKYRDLQTHKHIPYRENKNLTGTARYASVNTHLGVEQSRRDDLESLGYVLMYFLRGSLPWQGLKAGTKKQKYDKISEKKMLTPIEVLCKSYPSEFISYFHYCRSLRFEDKPDYSYLKRLFRDLFIREGYQFDYVFDWTILKYPQIGASSRGRNISGSAPLNAAGPSAERPGRTSVGQDIRDRFSGAVGAFARRNTSASGRHGEHSRHKTSDDIPSSKDVQADSERGRTSRNCSSSRRAAISSSRPSSSGEPTDSRTSSRLMSSSGRLSATQRIHSGIEPKPSLFSRTSATKGSRDDPLRSFELLSIRK; translated from the exons atgctTCTCTCAGGTGGAA CTGGAATTCCCAACCTTAAATGGTTTGGAGTCGAAGGTGAGTACAATGTGATGGTCATAGACCTTCTTGGACCGAGCTTGGAAGACCTCTTCAACTATTGTAATAGGAAGCTTTCTTTGAAATCAGTGTTGATGCTTGCAGATCAGCTA ATCAATAGAGTTGAATACATGCACTCAAGAGGATTTCTTCACCGTGACATAAAGCCAGACAACTTTCTAATGGGCCTTGGTCGCAAAGCAAATCAG GTGTACGCCATTGACTTCGGGCTTGCCAAAAAGTATAGGGACCTCCAAACTCACAAGCATATACCATACAG GGAAAACAAGAATCTGACAGGCACAGCTCGCTATGCCAGTGTCAACACACACCTTGGAGTTG AGCAAAGCAGAAGAGATGATTTGGAATCTCTGGGCTATGTGCTTATGTATTTTCTTAGAGGAAG TCTTCCATGGCAGGGATTGAAAGCTGGCACTAAGAAGCAAAAGTATGATAAAATCAGTGAGAAAAAGATGTTGACACCAATAGAG GTGCTATGTAAATCATATCCGTCAGAGTTCATATCATACTTCCATTATTGTCGGTCATTACGGTTTGAAGATAAACCTGACTATTCATATTTGAAGAGACTTTTCAGGGACTTGTTTATTCGTGAAG GTTATCAGTTTGACTATGTGTTTGATTGGACCATCTTGAAGTATCCTCAGATTGGTGCCAGTTCTAGAGGACGT AATATTAGTGGAAGTGCGCCGCTAAATGCTGCTGGGCCATCTGCTGAAAGACCGGGAAGGACATCAG TGGGACAGGATATTCGAGACAGGTTTTCTGGTGCGGTTGGAGCGTTTGCCCGGAGGAATACTTCTGCTTCTGGTAGGCATGGGGAACACTCCAGACACAAGACTTCAGATGATATACCTTCATCTAAAGATGTG CAAGCTGATTCAGAAAGAGGCCGCACGTCAAGAAATTGTAGCTCGTCCAGAAGGGCTGCGATTTCAAGTAGCAGACCGAGCTCTTCTGGTGAGCCTACTGACAGTCGCACAAGCAGCAGATTAATGTCGAGCAGTGGCCGCTTATCCGCCACACAAAGGATTCATTCTGGAATTGAACCGAAACCATCTTTGTTCTCCCGAACCTCAGCTACAAAGGGCAGCCGCGATGACCCTCTTCGGAGCTTTGAGCTTCTTTCAATCAGGAAGTAA